The following proteins are encoded in a genomic region of Anabas testudineus chromosome 13, fAnaTes1.2, whole genome shotgun sequence:
- the cpda gene encoding carboxypeptidase D isoform X1 translates to MCPSRERLSTMLKLQLSLLAFLFLLVVSLGDASLLRTRRLSPSTEETVETYNKYYSYVELTERLQSLARKYPHIANLSSIGQSVEGRELWAMRITSDPSTDTPGKPKFKYVGNMHGDETVSRQVLVYLVEYLLAKYGEEPRITELVNSTDIYIMPSMNPDGFERSIEGDCSGDNGGRNNARNVDLNRSFPDQYDGTATNPEKIPEVMAVIRWIREKKFVLSGNLHGGTVVASYPFDDSASHQRQGQYSQSADDILFRFLALTYSQNHPVMKTGQPNCPDAMDETFKDGITNGAQWYDVPGGMQDYNYLFGNCLEITVELSCCKYPFASELHKEWNMNRESLLTYMEKIHIGARGYVKDNISGAALTNVSIVVEGIRHNLTTGKYGEYYRLLLPGTYNITAVAPGYAPMTVHGVQVMEGKATELNFTLTPLVTDTAGSITVSTSSTPSTSSSPIITTTSSPNSTHARVIPSEENKNSPSLPLPEHHAIQPQEFRHHNYADMELFLRKYSSEFPSIAHLISIGSSVEGRELYVMVISDSPMVHEHGEPEFKYVANMHGNEVVGRELLLNLIEYLCRNYGTDPEVTELVNNTRIHIMPSMNPDGYEVATEGDVKGYKGRNNSNNFDLNRNFPDQFITITEPRQPETIAVMNWLKSTPFVLSANLHGGSLVVNYPYDDDKDGLNKYSQSPDDKVFQQVSRAYSQENPLMHNGRPCEDLYPSENFKDGITNGASWYNVPGGMQDWNYLNTNCFEVTIELGCVKYPLAKDLPDYWEHNRRALLQFLHQVHTGVKGTVSDSSDGTGIPNATISVAEIDHNITTAHTGDYWRLLTPGIYYITASAHGYAPVATYAPVSEDKVVVVDFRLERLHSDTNGQAPPLSEKELRDLIKDLSLGQGLDELVKSSATENNFRYRPYKELSEFLRGLTLNFPNITLLHSLGQSAEYRTILALEISNKPRESEPSKPKIRFVAGIHGNAPVGTELLLEFAALLCINYGKNPAITRLINETRIFIIPSINPDGRERAVEKQCNSTKGFANINGIDLDTDFFGNSSQRMVKAQPETRAMMDLILDKGYTLSVALDGGFLVVTYPYDKPVQSVENEGTLKYLAGVYASNHPKMHLGVTGCSNNGQTGNIPDGVMRAAERKSHMGSMKDFSMDFGHCPEITVYTGCCLFPPADQLATIWAENKKALLSMLVEVHKGVRGVVTDKSGKPVVGAIIVLNGGVRVFTQEGGFFHALLAPGIHNIEAVADGYQEQRQEVVVSNYEAATSIAIVLDMDNNIFGLPREFVVASAAASMTALVVTACIIWCVCAAKSNHQKDGFHRLRQHRDEYDDEIRLASMGSKKSLLAHEFQDESESDEETLYANKI, encoded by the exons ATGTGTCCTAGTCGGGAGCGTCTTTCGACCATGCTGAAACTACAGTTGTCACTTCTCgcctttcttttcctccttgtTGTCTCCCTCGGTGACGCCAGCCTGCTCCGGACACGGCGCCTCAGCCCGTCGACGGAGGAAACGGTAGAAACTTATAACAAATACTACAGCTACGTTGAGCTGACCGAGCGTTTACAGTCCCTAGCTCGGAAATACCCTCACATTGCCAACCTGTCGAGCATAGGTCAGTCCGTGGAGGGCAGGGAGCTCTGGGCGATGCGGATCACCAGCGACCCCAGCACGGACACACCGGGGAAACCCAAATTTAAATACGTAGGGAACATGCACGGCGACGAAACCGTGTCCAGGCAGGTGCTGGTGTACCTTGTGGAGTACCTGCTCGCCAAATACGGAGAGGAGCCGCGCATTACGGAGCTGGTGAACAGCACGGACATTTACATCATGCCGAGTATGAACCCTGACGGCTTCGAGAGGTCCATAGAGGGAGACTGCAGTGGCGACAACGGGGGTCGAAACAATGCCAGAAACGTAGACCTGAACAGAAGCTTTCCAGACCAGTACGACGGGACTGCGACCAATCCTGAAAAAATACCCGAAGTCATGGCTGTGATCAGATGGATCCGCGAGAAAAA ATTCGTGCTGTCAGGGAACCTGCATGGAGGCACCGTGGTCGCCAGTTATCCTTTTGATGACTCAGCCTCCCACCAGCGGCAGGGCCAATACAGCCAGTCAGCGGACGACATTCTCTTTCGCTTCTTGGCCCTGACGTATTCCCAGAACCACCCTGTGATGAAGACGGGTCAACCCAACTGCCCCGATGCCATGGACGAAACTTTTAAAGATGGCATCACTAATGGCGCACAGTGGTATGATGTGCCAG GAGGGATGCAGGACTACAACTACCTCTTTGGAAACTGTCTGGAAATCACTGttgagctgagctgctgcaaATATCCTTTTGCTTCTGAGCTCCATAAAGAATGGAATATGAACAGGGAATCCCTTCTTACCTATATGGAAAAG ATCCATATAGGTGCTCGTGGCTATGTGAAAGACAACATCAGTGGCGCTGCCCTTACCAATGTCAGCATTGTGGTGGAAGGCATTCGCCACAACCTGACTACGGGAAAGTATGGGGAATACTATCGTCTCCTACTCCCAGGAACATACAACATCACAGCTGTGGCTCCAGG TTACGCACCAATGACAGTCCATGGTGTCCAGGTAATGGAGGGTAAAGCCACGGAACTTAACTTTACCTTGACACCTTTGGTCACTGATACTGCAGGTAGCATCACTGTATCTACATCCTCTACGCCATCCACATCCAGTAGCCCGATCATCACCACTACCAGCTCTCCTAACTCCACCCACGCCAGGGTGATTCCttctgaggaaaacaaaaatagcCCTTCTTTGCCTCTACCTGAGCACCACGCCATCCAGCCACAGGAATTTCGTCACCACAACTATGCAGATATGGAGCTGTTCTTACGCAAGTACAGCAGCGAGTTCCCATCTATTGCCCATCTTATCTCCATCGGTAGCTCTGTGGAAGGTCGTGAGCTCTATGTGATGGTCATCTCAGACAGTCCCATGGTTCATGAGCATG GGGAGCCAGAGTTTAAGTATGTGGCCAACATGCATGGAAATGAAGTGGTAGGCCGAGAGTTGTTGCTCAATCTCATTGAGTACCTGTGCCGTAACTATGGTACTGACCCAGAGGTCACTGAGTTGGTCAACAACACCCGCATTCACATCATGCCTTCTATGAACCCCGATGGCTATGAGGTAGCCACTGAAG GTGATGTAAAGGGCTACAAAGGGcgcaacaacagcaacaatttTGACCTAAACCGCAACTTCCCTGACCAGTTTATCACCATCACAGAGCCCAGACAGCCAGAGACTATAGCTGTGATGAACTGGCTGAAGAGCACCCCCTTCGTCCTGTCAGCCAACCTTCATGGAG GTTCCTTGGTGGTCAACTACCCTTATGATGATGACAAAGATGGGTTAAATAAGTATAGCCAGTCACCTGACGACAAGGTCTTTCAGCAGGTGTCTAGAGCCTACTCACAG gagaatCCTCTGATGCACAATGGACGCCCTTGTGAAGACCTGTACCCTTCAGAAAACTTTAAGGATGGCATCACAAATGGTGCCAGCTGGTACAATGTTCCTG GTGGCATGCAGGACTGGAACTACTTAAACACCAACTGTTTTGAGGTGACCATTGAATTGGGTTGTGTGAAATACCCTCTGGCCAAAGACCTGCCTGATTACTGGGAACATAATCGAAGAGCCTTGCTTCAGTTTTTACACCAG GTCCACACTGGAGTAAAGGGCACAGTCTCTGACAGCAGTGATGGTACAGGAATCCCCAATGCCACCATTAGTGTGGCAGAGATAGATCACAACATAACTACAGCTCATACTGGAGACTACTGGAGACTGTTGACCCCTGGCATTTACTATATCACAGCCTCCGCCCATGG GTATGCTCCTGTGGCAACCTACGCCCCAGTCTCAGAGGACAAAGTAGTGGTGGTGGACTTCAGGCTGGAACGTTTACACTCGGACACAAACGGCCAGGCTCCACCACTATCTGAGAAGGAGCTACGGGACTTAATCAAGGACTTGTCTCTGGGCCAGGGTTTGGATGAGTTGGTCAAGAGCTCAGCCACAGAGAACAACTTTCGCTACCGACCCTACAAAGAACTGTCTGAGTTTTTGAGAGGCCTCACACTTAACTTTCccaatattacattattacacag TTTGGGCCAAAGTGCAGAGTATCGAACCATCTTGGCTCTGGAAATCTCCAACAAACCTAGGGAATCTGAACCATCCAAACCAAAGATCCGCTTTGTAGCAGGGATTCATGGGAATGCCCCAGTGGGCACAGAACTGCTGCTGGAATTTGCTGCCCTCTTGTGTATCAACTATGGCAAAAACCCGGCCATTACTAGA CTGATCAATGAGACCCGGATTTTCATCATACCCTCTATTAACCCAGACGGACGAGAACGGGCTGTTGAGAAGCAGTGCAATTCCACCAAAGGCTTTGCTAATATTAATGGCATAGATCTGGACACAGATTTCTTTG gTAATTCATCACAGCGTATGGTGAAAGCCCAACCAGAGACCAGGGCAATGATGGACTTGATTTTAGACAAAGGCTACACACTGTCTGTAGCTCTTGATGGAGGCTTCCTTGTTGTTACCTACCCTTATGACAAGCCTGTGCAGTCTG TTGAAAATGAAGGCACGTTGAAGTACTTGGCAGGTGTTTACGCCAGCAACCACCCCAAGATGCACCTTGGGGTTACTGGGTGTTCAAATAATGGACAGA caggcAACATCCCCGATGGAGTTATGAgggcagcagagagaaagagtcaTATGGGAAGCATGAAG GATTTCAGTATGGACTTTGGCCACTGTCCAGAAATCACAGTATATactggctgctgtttgtttcctcctgcTGATCAGTTGGCCACAATTTGGGCTGAGAACAAGAAGGCTCTCCTAAGCATGTTGGTGGAG GTCCATAAAGGGGTGCGAGGAGTGGTGACAGACAAGAGTGGGAAACCTGTTGTTGGGGCAATCATTGTGCTAAACGGGGGAGTGAGAGTCTTTACACAAGAGGGTGGCTTCTTCCATGCACTGCTGGCTCCTGGCATCCATAACATTGAAGCTGTTGCTGATGGCTACCAAGAGCAACGCCAAGAG GTGGTGGTGTCTAACTATGAAGCTGCTACGTCCATCGCCATTGTGTTAGACATGGACAACAACATATTTGGCCTGCCCAGAGAGTTTGTGGTAGCCAGTGCAG cTGCATCTATGACGGCATTGGTGGTGACAGCGTGCATCATCTGGTGTGTGTGCGCAGCCAAGTCTAATCATCAAAAGGATGGCTTCCACCGTTTGCGACAGCACAGAGATGAGTATGACGATGAGATCCGGCTCGCTTCTATGGGCTCCAAGAAGTCGCTGCTTGCCCACGAGTTTCAGGATGAGAGTGAAAGTGATGAGGAGACACTGTATGCCAACAAAATCTGA
- the cpda gene encoding carboxypeptidase D isoform X2 translates to MCPSRERLSTMLKLQLSLLAFLFLLVVSLGDASLLRTRRLSPSTEETVETYNKYYSYVELTERLQSLARKYPHIANLSSIGQSVEGRELWAMRITSDPSTDTPGKPKFKYVGNMHGDETVSRQVLVYLVEYLLAKYGEEPRITELVNSTDIYIMPSMNPDGFERSIEGDCSGDNGGRNNARNVDLNRSFPDQYDGTATNPEKIPEVMAVIRWIREKKFVLSGNLHGGTVVASYPFDDSASHQRQGQYSQSADDILFRFLALTYSQNHPVMKTGQPNCPDAMDETFKDGITNGAQWYDVPGGMQDYNYLFGNCLEITVELSCCKYPFASELHKEWNMNRESLLTYMEKIHIGARGYVKDNISGAALTNVSIVVEGIRHNLTTGKYGEYYRLLLPGTYNITAVAPGYAPMTVHGVQVMEGKATELNFTLTPLVTDTAGSITVSTSSTPSTSSSPIITTTSSPNSTHARVIPSEENKNSPSLPLPEHHAIQPQEFRHHNYADMELFLRKYSSEFPSIAHLISIGSSVEGRELYVMVISDSPMVHEHGEPEFKYVANMHGNEVVGRELLLNLIEYLCRNYGTDPEVTELVNNTRIHIMPSMNPDGYEVATEGDVKGYKGRNNSNNFDLNRNFPDQFITITEPRQPETIAVMNWLKSTPFVLSANLHGGSLVVNYPYDDDKDGLNKYSQSPDDKVFQQVSRAYSQENPLMHNGRPCEDLYPSENFKDGITNGASWYNVPGGMQDWNYLNTNCFEVTIELGCVKYPLAKDLPDYWEHNRRALLQFLHQVHTGVKGTVSDSSDGTGIPNATISVAEIDHNITTAHTGDYWRLLTPGIYYITASAHGYAPVATYAPVSEDKVVVVDFRLERLHSDTNGQAPPLSEKELRDLIKDLSLGQGLDELVKSSATENNFRYRPYKELSEFLRGLTLNFPNITLLHSLGQSAEYRTILALEISNKPRESEPSKPKIRFVAGIHGNAPVGTELLLEFAALLCINYGKNPAITRLINETRIFIIPSINPDGRERAVEKQCNSTKGFANINGIDLDTDFFGNSSQRMVKAQPETRAMMDLILDKGYTLSVALDGGFLVVTYPYDKPVQSVENEGTLKYLAGVYASNHPKMHLGVTGCSNNGQSNIPDGVMRAAERKSHMGSMKDFSMDFGHCPEITVYTGCCLFPPADQLATIWAENKKALLSMLVEVHKGVRGVVTDKSGKPVVGAIIVLNGGVRVFTQEGGFFHALLAPGIHNIEAVADGYQEQRQEVVVSNYEAATSIAIVLDMDNNIFGLPREFVVASAAASMTALVVTACIIWCVCAAKSNHQKDGFHRLRQHRDEYDDEIRLASMGSKKSLLAHEFQDESESDEETLYANKI, encoded by the exons ATGTGTCCTAGTCGGGAGCGTCTTTCGACCATGCTGAAACTACAGTTGTCACTTCTCgcctttcttttcctccttgtTGTCTCCCTCGGTGACGCCAGCCTGCTCCGGACACGGCGCCTCAGCCCGTCGACGGAGGAAACGGTAGAAACTTATAACAAATACTACAGCTACGTTGAGCTGACCGAGCGTTTACAGTCCCTAGCTCGGAAATACCCTCACATTGCCAACCTGTCGAGCATAGGTCAGTCCGTGGAGGGCAGGGAGCTCTGGGCGATGCGGATCACCAGCGACCCCAGCACGGACACACCGGGGAAACCCAAATTTAAATACGTAGGGAACATGCACGGCGACGAAACCGTGTCCAGGCAGGTGCTGGTGTACCTTGTGGAGTACCTGCTCGCCAAATACGGAGAGGAGCCGCGCATTACGGAGCTGGTGAACAGCACGGACATTTACATCATGCCGAGTATGAACCCTGACGGCTTCGAGAGGTCCATAGAGGGAGACTGCAGTGGCGACAACGGGGGTCGAAACAATGCCAGAAACGTAGACCTGAACAGAAGCTTTCCAGACCAGTACGACGGGACTGCGACCAATCCTGAAAAAATACCCGAAGTCATGGCTGTGATCAGATGGATCCGCGAGAAAAA ATTCGTGCTGTCAGGGAACCTGCATGGAGGCACCGTGGTCGCCAGTTATCCTTTTGATGACTCAGCCTCCCACCAGCGGCAGGGCCAATACAGCCAGTCAGCGGACGACATTCTCTTTCGCTTCTTGGCCCTGACGTATTCCCAGAACCACCCTGTGATGAAGACGGGTCAACCCAACTGCCCCGATGCCATGGACGAAACTTTTAAAGATGGCATCACTAATGGCGCACAGTGGTATGATGTGCCAG GAGGGATGCAGGACTACAACTACCTCTTTGGAAACTGTCTGGAAATCACTGttgagctgagctgctgcaaATATCCTTTTGCTTCTGAGCTCCATAAAGAATGGAATATGAACAGGGAATCCCTTCTTACCTATATGGAAAAG ATCCATATAGGTGCTCGTGGCTATGTGAAAGACAACATCAGTGGCGCTGCCCTTACCAATGTCAGCATTGTGGTGGAAGGCATTCGCCACAACCTGACTACGGGAAAGTATGGGGAATACTATCGTCTCCTACTCCCAGGAACATACAACATCACAGCTGTGGCTCCAGG TTACGCACCAATGACAGTCCATGGTGTCCAGGTAATGGAGGGTAAAGCCACGGAACTTAACTTTACCTTGACACCTTTGGTCACTGATACTGCAGGTAGCATCACTGTATCTACATCCTCTACGCCATCCACATCCAGTAGCCCGATCATCACCACTACCAGCTCTCCTAACTCCACCCACGCCAGGGTGATTCCttctgaggaaaacaaaaatagcCCTTCTTTGCCTCTACCTGAGCACCACGCCATCCAGCCACAGGAATTTCGTCACCACAACTATGCAGATATGGAGCTGTTCTTACGCAAGTACAGCAGCGAGTTCCCATCTATTGCCCATCTTATCTCCATCGGTAGCTCTGTGGAAGGTCGTGAGCTCTATGTGATGGTCATCTCAGACAGTCCCATGGTTCATGAGCATG GGGAGCCAGAGTTTAAGTATGTGGCCAACATGCATGGAAATGAAGTGGTAGGCCGAGAGTTGTTGCTCAATCTCATTGAGTACCTGTGCCGTAACTATGGTACTGACCCAGAGGTCACTGAGTTGGTCAACAACACCCGCATTCACATCATGCCTTCTATGAACCCCGATGGCTATGAGGTAGCCACTGAAG GTGATGTAAAGGGCTACAAAGGGcgcaacaacagcaacaatttTGACCTAAACCGCAACTTCCCTGACCAGTTTATCACCATCACAGAGCCCAGACAGCCAGAGACTATAGCTGTGATGAACTGGCTGAAGAGCACCCCCTTCGTCCTGTCAGCCAACCTTCATGGAG GTTCCTTGGTGGTCAACTACCCTTATGATGATGACAAAGATGGGTTAAATAAGTATAGCCAGTCACCTGACGACAAGGTCTTTCAGCAGGTGTCTAGAGCCTACTCACAG gagaatCCTCTGATGCACAATGGACGCCCTTGTGAAGACCTGTACCCTTCAGAAAACTTTAAGGATGGCATCACAAATGGTGCCAGCTGGTACAATGTTCCTG GTGGCATGCAGGACTGGAACTACTTAAACACCAACTGTTTTGAGGTGACCATTGAATTGGGTTGTGTGAAATACCCTCTGGCCAAAGACCTGCCTGATTACTGGGAACATAATCGAAGAGCCTTGCTTCAGTTTTTACACCAG GTCCACACTGGAGTAAAGGGCACAGTCTCTGACAGCAGTGATGGTACAGGAATCCCCAATGCCACCATTAGTGTGGCAGAGATAGATCACAACATAACTACAGCTCATACTGGAGACTACTGGAGACTGTTGACCCCTGGCATTTACTATATCACAGCCTCCGCCCATGG GTATGCTCCTGTGGCAACCTACGCCCCAGTCTCAGAGGACAAAGTAGTGGTGGTGGACTTCAGGCTGGAACGTTTACACTCGGACACAAACGGCCAGGCTCCACCACTATCTGAGAAGGAGCTACGGGACTTAATCAAGGACTTGTCTCTGGGCCAGGGTTTGGATGAGTTGGTCAAGAGCTCAGCCACAGAGAACAACTTTCGCTACCGACCCTACAAAGAACTGTCTGAGTTTTTGAGAGGCCTCACACTTAACTTTCccaatattacattattacacag TTTGGGCCAAAGTGCAGAGTATCGAACCATCTTGGCTCTGGAAATCTCCAACAAACCTAGGGAATCTGAACCATCCAAACCAAAGATCCGCTTTGTAGCAGGGATTCATGGGAATGCCCCAGTGGGCACAGAACTGCTGCTGGAATTTGCTGCCCTCTTGTGTATCAACTATGGCAAAAACCCGGCCATTACTAGA CTGATCAATGAGACCCGGATTTTCATCATACCCTCTATTAACCCAGACGGACGAGAACGGGCTGTTGAGAAGCAGTGCAATTCCACCAAAGGCTTTGCTAATATTAATGGCATAGATCTGGACACAGATTTCTTTG gTAATTCATCACAGCGTATGGTGAAAGCCCAACCAGAGACCAGGGCAATGATGGACTTGATTTTAGACAAAGGCTACACACTGTCTGTAGCTCTTGATGGAGGCTTCCTTGTTGTTACCTACCCTTATGACAAGCCTGTGCAGTCTG TTGAAAATGAAGGCACGTTGAAGTACTTGGCAGGTGTTTACGCCAGCAACCACCCCAAGATGCACCTTGGGGTTACTGGGTGTTCAAATAATGGACAGA gcAACATCCCCGATGGAGTTATGAgggcagcagagagaaagagtcaTATGGGAAGCATGAAG GATTTCAGTATGGACTTTGGCCACTGTCCAGAAATCACAGTATATactggctgctgtttgtttcctcctgcTGATCAGTTGGCCACAATTTGGGCTGAGAACAAGAAGGCTCTCCTAAGCATGTTGGTGGAG GTCCATAAAGGGGTGCGAGGAGTGGTGACAGACAAGAGTGGGAAACCTGTTGTTGGGGCAATCATTGTGCTAAACGGGGGAGTGAGAGTCTTTACACAAGAGGGTGGCTTCTTCCATGCACTGCTGGCTCCTGGCATCCATAACATTGAAGCTGTTGCTGATGGCTACCAAGAGCAACGCCAAGAG GTGGTGGTGTCTAACTATGAAGCTGCTACGTCCATCGCCATTGTGTTAGACATGGACAACAACATATTTGGCCTGCCCAGAGAGTTTGTGGTAGCCAGTGCAG cTGCATCTATGACGGCATTGGTGGTGACAGCGTGCATCATCTGGTGTGTGTGCGCAGCCAAGTCTAATCATCAAAAGGATGGCTTCCACCGTTTGCGACAGCACAGAGATGAGTATGACGATGAGATCCGGCTCGCTTCTATGGGCTCCAAGAAGTCGCTGCTTGCCCACGAGTTTCAGGATGAGAGTGAAAGTGATGAGGAGACACTGTATGCCAACAAAATCTGA
- the LOC113166941 gene encoding uncharacterized protein LOC113166941 isoform X1, whose product MCKLAWETKTCDLDSTEREYEMRSYGLRQSIRCPKKYGETIKERKNMLGPRHDLDFNNEQSVEDPQKPLDDRHIKNAAVLPDLKVPLSDRTKSTEGRTASSMSAGETGPLIHGFTVQEYQLTYHSVVDPLLFSLYGKPTAYSLELGRNIKEHLFRELAYPTLQISEQPSGKVDVVERFCVLRPTPFIDIDSKGEPQ is encoded by the exons atgtgtaaattagcTTGGGAAACCAAAACTTGTGATCTGGACTCAACTGAAAGA GAGTATGAGATGCGTTCCTATGGCCTAAGGCAGAGTATTCGATGTCCCAAGAAATATGGGGAGACTAttaaggagagaaaaaacatgCTGGGCCCAAGACATGATCTGGACTTTAATAATGAGCAAAGTGTAGAAGACCCTCAGAAACCCCTGGATGACAGACATATAAAAAACGCTGCAGTTCTTCCAGATCTCAAAGTGCCTCTCAGTGACAGAACAAAGTCTACTGAAGGGAGGACCGCCAGCAGCATGTCAGCTGGTGAGACAGGACCTCTAATCCACGGCTTCACAGTGCAGGAGTACCAGCTGACTTATCATTCAGTGGTGGATCCTCTGCTCTTTAGCCTTTATGGGAAACCCACAGCCTACAGTCTGGAGCTGGGGCGTAACATTAAGGAACATCTGTTCAGAGAGCTGGCCTACCCAACGCTTCAGATTTCAGAGCAGCCAAGTGGAAAAGTGGATGTGGTGGAGAGATTTTGTGTGCTCCGTCCTACGCCGTTCATAGACATAGACAGTAAAGGAGAACCACAGTAA
- the LOC113166941 gene encoding uncharacterized protein C22orf31-like isoform X2 produces MRSYGLRQSIRCPKKYGETIKERKNMLGPRHDLDFNNEQSVEDPQKPLDDRHIKNAAVLPDLKVPLSDRTKSTEGRTASSMSAGETGPLIHGFTVQEYQLTYHSVVDPLLFSLYGKPTAYSLELGRNIKEHLFRELAYPTLQISEQPSGKVDVVERFCVLRPTPFIDIDSKGEPQ; encoded by the coding sequence ATGCGTTCCTATGGCCTAAGGCAGAGTATTCGATGTCCCAAGAAATATGGGGAGACTAttaaggagagaaaaaacatgCTGGGCCCAAGACATGATCTGGACTTTAATAATGAGCAAAGTGTAGAAGACCCTCAGAAACCCCTGGATGACAGACATATAAAAAACGCTGCAGTTCTTCCAGATCTCAAAGTGCCTCTCAGTGACAGAACAAAGTCTACTGAAGGGAGGACCGCCAGCAGCATGTCAGCTGGTGAGACAGGACCTCTAATCCACGGCTTCACAGTGCAGGAGTACCAGCTGACTTATCATTCAGTGGTGGATCCTCTGCTCTTTAGCCTTTATGGGAAACCCACAGCCTACAGTCTGGAGCTGGGGCGTAACATTAAGGAACATCTGTTCAGAGAGCTGGCCTACCCAACGCTTCAGATTTCAGAGCAGCCAAGTGGAAAAGTGGATGTGGTGGAGAGATTTTGTGTGCTCCGTCCTACGCCGTTCATAGACATAGACAGTAAAGGAGAACCACAGTAA
- the cryba1a gene encoding crystallin, beta A1a, with translation MALNNPNPLGPWKITVYDQENFQGKRLEFTSACQNIMECGVDNIRSLKVECGAWAGYEHSSFCGQQFVLERGEYPHWESWSGSNAYHIERMMSFRPICSANHKESKMVLFEKENFMGRQWEVNDDYPSLQAMGWGNNEIGSMQVQSGAWVCYQFPGYRGYQYIMECDRHGGEYKHYREWGSHAQSFQVQSLRRIQQ, from the exons ATGGCTCTGAATAATCCTAACCCACTGGGACCATGGAAG ATCACAGTTTATGACCAGGAGAACTTCCAGGGGAAGCGTCTGGAGTTTACCTCAGCCTGCCAGAACATCATGGAGTGTGGCGTTGACAACATCCGCTCCCTGAAGGTGGAGTGTGGAGC CTGGGCAGGATATGAGCACTCCAGCTTCTGTGGACAGCAGTTTGTGTTGGAGAGAGGAGAGTATCCTCACTGGGAGTCATGGAGTGGCAGCAACGCCTACCACATTGAGAGGATGATGTCCTTCCGCCccatctgctctgct AACCACAAGGAGTCCAAGATGGTGTTGTTTGAGAAGGAGAACTTCATGGGACGGCAGTGGGAGGTAAATGATGACTACCCCTCTCTGCAGGCCATGGGCTGGGGCAACAATGAGATTGGATCCATGCAAGTTCAGAGCGGCGC CTGGGTGTGCTATCAGTTTCCAGGTTACCGTGGTTATCAGTATATCATGGAGTGTGATCGTCATGGCGGCGAGTACAAACATTACAGAGAGTGGGGCTCCCATGCTCAGTCCTTCCAGGTGCAGTCGCTGCGTCGAATCCAGCAATGA
- the crybb1l3 gene encoding crystallin, beta B1, like 3 — MSHSGAQGSIGSHSAMGLRNYKIYLYEFENFQGRRMDLFGECRNLCEKGFERIGSIRVENGPWVGYEQQNMTGEMFMLEKGEYPRWDTWSNSHRCDSFMSVRPVRMDPQDHKICLYECINFEGRKMEVCDEDIPSLWSYGFQDRVASIQVTGGTWVGYQYPGYRGYQYVFEMGPYKHWNEWGAHHPQIQSIRRVRDMQTHRRGCFEMTA, encoded by the exons ATGTCTCACTCAGGTGCTCAAGGCAGCATTGGCAGCCACTCTGCCATGGGGCTGCGCAATTACAAG atATACCTCTACGAATTTGAGAACTTCCAAGGCCGTAGGATGGACCTGTTCGGAGAGTGCCGCAACCTGTGTGAGAAGGGCTTCGAGAGAATCGGGTCCATCAGGGTGGAAAATGGCCC CTGGGTGGGTTATGAGCAGCAGAACATGACTGGTGAGATGTTCATGCTGGAGAAGGGCGAGTACCCACGCTGGGACACCTGGTCCAACAGCCACAGGTGTGACAGCTTCATGTCAGTCAGGCCTGTCCGAATG GACCCCCAGGACCACAAGATCTGCTTGTATGAATGTATAAACTTTGAGGGTCGTAAGATGGAAGTGTGCGATGAAGATATCCCAAGCCTGTGGTCTTACGGCTTCCAGGACCGTGTTGCCAGCATTCAAGTCACCGGTGGAAC CTGGGTGGGCTACCAGTACCCCGGCTACCGTGGCTACCAGTATGTGTTCGAAATGGGCCCCTACAAGCACTGGAACGAGTGGGGAGCCCACCACCCCCAGATCCAGTCCATCCGCAGGGTGAGAGACATGCAGACGCACCGCAGGGGTTGCTTCGAGATGACAGCGTAG